A stretch of Methylogaea oryzae DNA encodes these proteins:
- a CDS encoding SAM hydrolase/SAM-dependent halogenase family protein, whose product MIFLFTDYGCQGPYLGQLEAALRLEAPGADVINLLSDAPVADPLHASYLLAALSRQLPPRGVFLGVVDPGVGGDRLPVVLQADGRWFVGPDNGLLNTVAVQAEQVRWWRIDWRPARLSASFHGRDLFAPVAARLAKGTADVDLTEYGGPDLSRWPTDLAAVVYIDHYGNAITGWRHGPESDGKSLLAAGRRIPQADTFCRVAEGEAFWYRNSCGLVEIAVNRGRAAEVLGLQIGAEFRFSDPGA is encoded by the coding sequence GCGCTGCGCCTGGAGGCGCCCGGCGCGGACGTCATCAACTTGCTCAGCGACGCCCCCGTCGCCGATCCGCTCCACGCGTCCTACCTGCTGGCGGCCTTGAGTCGGCAATTGCCGCCGCGCGGCGTTTTCCTTGGCGTGGTGGACCCCGGCGTCGGCGGAGACAGGCTGCCCGTGGTGTTGCAAGCGGACGGGCGCTGGTTCGTCGGGCCGGACAACGGCTTGCTCAACACGGTGGCGGTGCAGGCCGAGCAGGTGCGCTGGTGGCGCATCGACTGGCGGCCGGCGCGGCTGTCCGCCAGCTTCCATGGTCGCGACCTGTTTGCCCCGGTCGCGGCTCGCCTTGCCAAGGGGACGGCCGACGTGGATTTGACGGAATATGGCGGGCCGGACCTGTCGCGCTGGCCGACGGACCTCGCCGCTGTGGTTTATATCGACCATTACGGCAACGCCATCACCGGGTGGCGCCACGGGCCGGAGTCGGACGGGAAGAGCTTGCTGGCGGCGGGCCGCCGCATTCCCCAAGCGGATACCTTCTGCCGGGTGGCGGAGGGCGAGGCGTTCTGGTACCGCAATTCCTGCGGCTTGGTGGAAATCGCCGTCAATCGTGGCAGGGCGGCGGAGGTTTTGGGACTGCAAATCGGCGCGGAATTCCGCTTCTCGGATCCAGGCGCCT